A genomic stretch from Bradyrhizobium quebecense includes:
- a CDS encoding hybrid sensor histidine kinase/response regulator, producing MPTAHRNSLRLLQWMMAASLALPLALFLFASAMSRISTSEAADQEIQRTLDVAHEHALKVFETIDRSLAEITEVIRGMSDADIAAREKSLHERLRRVADTLPQVKSIWVFDANGHALVNSLVQPAPDIDFSDRDYFRIHMERDIGTYIGEVLTPRAPYQGSRFFSVGRRRNNEDGSFGGVIQASVLPEYFENFYAKIGREPGSFLALIRTDGSILAHFPVIDHDARFEPSGPLGRQVVANPETGGMTIRSPADGIERRMRYQRLAEYPIYVSAGLETSAIQARWISTMAQHLIFGIPATALLFGLLALAFRRTQRLQEEADRRIEAEDALRHGQRLEALGQLTGGVAHDFNNLLTVIRASVDMLRRPDLPEPRRQRYIDAISNTVNRAAKLTNQLLAFARRQTLKPEVFDVCQNVRTLSEMITTLIGSRIEITAQVPDETCLVNADAGQFETAIINMAVNARDAMDGVGRLTIAVRAVNKLPSEAITPPSPHGHVAVSVADTGVGIPPELFGRIFEPFYTTKEVGHGTGLGLSQVFGFAKQSGGEVTVTSEVGKGSTFTLYLPRVVGRHNVQSPLTEDAPSVDPTSASVLIVEDNAEVGKFAADTLTQLGCTCVLVENATHALEELAVDPGRFDLVFTDVVMPGMSGIELAEEIRRQRLDLPIVLASGYSQVLSQQGSGGFELLQKPYSTEQLARVLHKATRSRRLKRDQAPAS from the coding sequence GTGCCGACCGCACACCGCAATTCGCTGAGACTGCTGCAATGGATGATGGCCGCCTCGCTGGCCCTTCCGCTGGCGCTGTTCTTGTTTGCTTCCGCGATGTCCCGGATCTCGACCAGCGAGGCCGCCGACCAGGAAATCCAACGCACGCTTGACGTCGCCCATGAGCACGCGCTCAAGGTGTTCGAGACCATCGACCGCAGCCTGGCCGAGATCACCGAGGTCATCCGCGGCATGAGCGATGCCGATATCGCCGCGCGCGAGAAGAGCCTGCACGAGCGGCTGCGCCGGGTCGCCGACACGCTCCCCCAGGTGAAATCGATCTGGGTGTTCGATGCCAACGGCCATGCGCTGGTCAACAGCCTGGTGCAACCGGCCCCCGACATCGATTTCTCGGATCGGGATTACTTCCGCATCCACATGGAGCGCGACATCGGTACCTATATCGGCGAGGTGCTGACGCCGCGCGCACCCTATCAGGGGTCGCGGTTCTTCAGCGTCGGCCGCCGCCGCAACAACGAGGACGGCAGCTTTGGCGGCGTGATCCAGGCCTCCGTGCTTCCGGAATATTTCGAGAATTTCTACGCCAAGATCGGGCGCGAGCCCGGCAGCTTCCTGGCGCTGATCCGGACCGATGGCTCGATCCTGGCGCATTTCCCTGTCATCGACCACGACGCCAGGTTCGAGCCGAGCGGGCCGCTGGGGCGACAGGTCGTCGCCAATCCCGAGACCGGCGGCATGACGATCCGTTCCCCAGCTGACGGTATCGAACGGCGCATGCGCTATCAGCGGCTGGCCGAATACCCGATCTATGTCAGCGCCGGGCTCGAAACCTCGGCGATCCAGGCGCGCTGGATCTCGACCATGGCGCAGCACCTGATCTTCGGCATACCGGCCACCGCGCTGCTGTTCGGCCTGCTCGCGCTCGCCTTCCGGCGAACCCAGCGCCTGCAGGAGGAGGCCGACCGGCGCATCGAGGCCGAGGACGCGTTGCGGCATGGCCAGCGGCTGGAGGCACTCGGGCAACTCACCGGCGGCGTCGCGCATGACTTCAACAATCTGCTCACCGTGATCCGCGCGTCGGTCGACATGTTGCGGCGGCCGGACCTCCCGGAGCCGCGGCGGCAGCGCTACATCGATGCGATCTCCAACACCGTGAACCGTGCCGCCAAGCTGACCAACCAGCTGCTTGCATTCGCGCGCCGGCAAACCCTGAAGCCCGAGGTGTTCGACGTCTGCCAGAATGTCCGCACCCTGAGCGAGATGATCACCACCCTGATCGGCTCGCGGATCGAGATCACGGCGCAGGTGCCGGACGAGACCTGCCTCGTCAACGCCGATGCGGGCCAGTTCGAGACCGCCATCATCAATATGGCGGTGAATGCGCGCGACGCGATGGACGGCGTCGGCCGGCTCACGATCGCGGTCCGCGCCGTGAACAAGTTGCCGTCCGAGGCAATCACGCCGCCGAGCCCGCACGGCCATGTCGCGGTGTCGGTGGCCGATACCGGCGTCGGAATTCCGCCGGAGCTGTTCGGCCGCATCTTCGAGCCGTTCTACACCACCAAGGAGGTCGGACACGGCACCGGCCTTGGCCTGTCGCAGGTGTTCGGCTTCGCCAAGCAATCCGGCGGCGAGGTCACCGTGACCAGCGAAGTCGGCAAGGGCTCGACGTTCACGCTGTATCTCCCGCGTGTCGTCGGCAGACACAACGTACAATCGCCGCTCACGGAGGATGCACCTTCGGTCGATCCGACCAGTGCGTCGGTCCTCATCGTTGAGGACAATGCCGAGGTCGGAAAGTTCGCCGCCGACACGCTGACCCAGCTCGGCTGCACCTGCGTGCTGGTCGAGAACGCCACCCACGCGCTGGAGGAACTGGCCGTCGACCCCGGCAGGTTCGACCTGGTGTTCACCGATGTCGTGATGCCCGGCATGAGCGGCATCGAGCTTGCGGAGGAGATCCGCCGGCAGCGGCTCGATCTGCCGATCGTGCTTGCCTCCGGCTACAGCCAGGTGCTCTCGCAGCAGGGCAGCGGCGGCTTCGAGCTGCTGCAGAAGCCTTATTCGACCGAGCAGCTGGCGCGGGTGCTGCACAAGGCCACCCGCTCGCGCCGGCTGAAGCGGGACCAGGCGCCGGCGTCGTGA
- a CDS encoding FeoA family protein codes for MTGDPNSSQDNLRDIRLGHADRGFVGKIIRLDALVTGSSLSPQELEQRLVEMGFVEGARVEILHEGTIRRDPIAVRVDNITIALRRSEAMAVIVQ; via the coding sequence ATGACAGGCGATCCAAACTCCTCCCAGGATAACTTACGGGACATCCGGCTCGGACATGCGGATCGCGGTTTTGTCGGAAAAATCATCAGGCTCGATGCGCTCGTGACGGGTTCATCGCTCTCTCCGCAGGAGCTCGAGCAGCGCCTGGTGGAGATGGGATTTGTCGAGGGCGCGCGCGTGGAAATCCTGCATGAAGGTACGATCCGGCGGGATCCGATCGCGGTGCGCGTCGACAACATCACGATCGCGCTGCGCCGGAGCGAAGCCATGGCCGTGATCGTCCAATGA